A portion of the Acidobacteriota bacterium genome contains these proteins:
- a CDS encoding TonB-dependent receptor: protein MRQSNWFRTVSGMFSTVALGLMFVAAAVAQNATLTGTVADESGAMMPGVEITVNNTETGIKRTATSDAQGRFNVPSLNPGTYEITSTLTGFDTSVRQGITLTVGQVVNLPLTMKVGSVSEQVTVTGEAPLVDVSTSNVSGVVEERRIQELPLNGRDFSQLALVQPGAVSVRGSEQGASKGFGTRVALAGSRPDQTGWQLDGTNINSVGNFGTPGSASGVMMGVDAVREFRVLSGGYSSEFGGYSGGMVQMITKSGTNTIHGTAYGYLRNDNIDATSWENNRANRKKAEFRRNQFGGSAGGPIIKDKAFYFGNFEALRQANIGVADPALVPGPAIRQGILPNGTTVQVAPTIRPYLDLYPLPNGKESFPGSGIFEHFTPQNRITNENFFVTRVDYNLNSNQNLFARFQYDNGDDRIPAALNISDTLIRTRQRYSTVQYENILTPTLLSSTRASMNRTNIVPTIDLKIAYPESLYFLGKDYPTGIGFTGITTLGLNSNDTTYRVQNLYELAESLTLSKSAHTLRFGFSWSHVGFNTSGPAAGAFGDFSFSNAAGFLTDTNMNSFSAEVPGSSTARSTRQAIYSMFFQDDYRLRTNFMLNLGLRYEPWTAPGEKWGRVSTIRKWMEATRYDTPENGTDTYFNSPGESTWSPRVGFAWDVQGNGKTAIRGGFGIFHQLILGNYLNTITRKNPPYAATIVVTPAPNITVANARAYALSVGPSFLTPNLSPFPVIDALAEFIQYEMESSYDMKFNFSIDREIMPNLAVSAQYVGSRGNHLFRLADGNAAYPTMVGGRPFVATGTPRLNTYLDQSTVRNTDGKAFYNGLLVEVKKRFNRGFQFNAAYTWSKNIDDATTGLALSDYNEGAQSQPYDTKVDRGLSTLHLSHNFVMNGLWSVPSPFQGGIGSLILGGWRVSSILTASTGAPFTVQIGGRNVPDQSRSAGRQHPEQVDASRTAASITSGVSAGCSFGPAAGQTIAAGTKLGTTDMYYDPCAYTLPAPGFYGNSGRNTLIGPKYTVLDFSLLKSMPLGLTEGSSLQFHADFFNLLNHANFGRPANAPLNAGNRNTTTGAPLNNWFTAGSGQITTTVSNARQLQFGLKLVF, encoded by the coding sequence ATGAGACAGAGCAATTGGTTTAGAACCGTTTCTGGCATGTTTTCGACCGTGGCCCTCGGCCTGATGTTCGTGGCGGCGGCCGTGGCGCAGAACGCCACGCTGACCGGCACGGTGGCGGACGAGTCGGGCGCGATGATGCCTGGCGTCGAGATTACCGTCAACAATACGGAGACCGGCATCAAGCGCACCGCCACGTCGGACGCGCAAGGTCGCTTCAACGTGCCTTCGCTGAATCCCGGCACCTATGAGATCACCAGCACGCTGACCGGATTCGACACCTCGGTGCGTCAGGGAATTACCCTGACCGTTGGTCAGGTGGTGAACCTCCCGCTGACCATGAAGGTGGGATCGGTGAGCGAGCAGGTTACCGTAACCGGCGAGGCGCCGCTGGTGGATGTCTCCACCAGCAACGTCTCCGGCGTGGTGGAAGAGCGTCGCATTCAGGAGTTGCCGCTGAACGGCCGCGACTTCTCGCAACTCGCACTCGTCCAGCCCGGCGCGGTCTCCGTGCGCGGGTCGGAACAGGGCGCGTCCAAGGGCTTCGGCACGCGCGTGGCGCTGGCCGGCTCCCGCCCCGATCAGACCGGCTGGCAGCTTGACGGCACCAACATTAATAGCGTGGGCAATTTCGGCACCCCCGGCTCGGCCTCGGGCGTGATGATGGGCGTGGATGCGGTGCGCGAGTTCCGCGTGCTCTCCGGCGGCTATAGCTCCGAGTTCGGCGGCTACTCCGGCGGCATGGTGCAGATGATCACCAAGTCAGGCACCAATACCATCCACGGCACGGCCTATGGTTATCTGCGCAATGACAACATCGACGCCACCAGCTGGGAAAACAATCGCGCCAATCGCAAGAAGGCGGAGTTCCGCCGCAACCAGTTCGGCGGCTCGGCTGGCGGACCAATCATCAAGGACAAGGCATTCTACTTCGGCAACTTTGAAGCGCTGCGCCAAGCCAACATCGGCGTCGCCGATCCCGCGCTGGTTCCCGGTCCGGCGATACGGCAGGGCATCCTTCCCAACGGCACCACGGTTCAGGTTGCGCCGACGATTCGCCCGTACCTGGACCTTTATCCGCTCCCCAATGGTAAAGAGTCCTTTCCCGGCAGCGGAATCTTCGAGCACTTCACGCCGCAGAACCGCATCACCAATGAAAATTTCTTTGTAACCCGTGTGGACTACAATCTCAACTCGAATCAGAATCTCTTCGCGCGCTTCCAGTATGACAACGGCGACGACCGCATCCCGGCGGCGCTGAATATCTCCGACACACTGATCCGCACGCGCCAGCGCTACTCGACGGTTCAGTATGAGAACATCCTGACGCCGACACTGCTGTCCTCCACGCGCGCCTCCATGAACCGCACCAATATCGTGCCGACCATTGATCTGAAGATCGCCTATCCGGAAAGTCTCTACTTCCTGGGCAAAGACTATCCCACCGGCATCGGCTTTACGGGGATCACCACCCTGGGCTTGAACTCCAATGACACCACCTACCGCGTGCAGAATCTCTATGAGCTTGCTGAATCGCTGACGCTCAGCAAGAGCGCGCATACCCTGCGCTTCGGTTTTTCCTGGAGCCACGTAGGCTTCAACACCAGTGGACCCGCGGCGGGCGCATTTGGTGATTTCTCGTTCAGCAATGCCGCTGGCTTCCTGACTGACACCAACATGAACTCGTTCTCGGCGGAGGTGCCGGGCAGCAGCACGGCGCGCTCCACGCGGCAGGCCATCTACAGCATGTTTTTCCAGGATGACTATCGCCTGCGCACGAACTTCATGCTGAATCTGGGCCTGCGCTATGAGCCGTGGACCGCGCCCGGCGAAAAGTGGGGCCGCGTCTCCACCATTCGCAAGTGGATGGAAGCGACGCGCTACGACACGCCAGAAAACGGGACCGATACCTACTTCAACAGTCCCGGCGAGAGTACCTGGTCGCCGCGCGTCGGTTTCGCGTGGGATGTCCAGGGCAACGGCAAGACCGCCATCCGCGGCGGCTTCGGCATCTTCCATCAGTTGATTCTGGGCAATTACCTGAACACCATCACCCGCAAGAATCCCCCCTATGCCGCGACGATTGTGGTTACCCCGGCGCCGAATATCACGGTGGCCAACGCCAGAGCGTACGCGCTCAGCGTGGGTCCGTCGTTTCTGACGCCGAACCTCAGTCCCTTCCCGGTGATTGACGCGCTGGCCGAGTTCATTCAGTACGAGATGGAATCGTCCTACGACATGAAGTTCAACTTCTCCATCGACCGCGAGATCATGCCCAACCTGGCCGTCTCGGCGCAGTATGTCGGCTCGCGCGGCAATCATCTGTTCCGCCTCGCCGACGGCAACGCGGCCTATCCCACCATGGTGGGTGGCCGCCCGTTCGTGGCCACCGGCACGCCGCGCCTGAATACCTACCTCGATCAGTCCACGGTGCGCAACACGGACGGCAAGGCGTTCTACAACGGCCTGCTGGTGGAAGTGAAGAAGCGCTTCAACCGCGGCTTCCAGTTCAATGCCGCCTACACCTGGTCGAAGAACATCGACGACGCCACCACCGGACTCGCGCTGAGCGACTACAACGAAGGCGCGCAGTCGCAGCCCTATGACACCAAGGTGGACCGCGGACTTTCCACGCTGCACTTGTCGCATAACTTCGTGATGAACGGTCTGTGGTCGGTCCCTTCGCCTTTCCAGGGCGGCATCGGCTCGCTTATTCTGGGCGGCTGGCGCGTGTCGTCGATTCTGACGGCCTCGACCGGCGCTCCCTTCACCGTGCAGATCGGCGGACGCAACGTGCCCGATCAATCGCGCTCCGCGGGTCGTCAGCATCCTGAACAAGTGGATGCCAGCCGGACCGCGGCGAGCATCACCTCGGGTGTTTCAGCGGGCTGCTCGTTCGGGCCCGCCGCCGGCCAGACCATCGCCGCCGGCACCAAGCTCGGCACCACTGACATGTACTACGATCCTTGCGCCTACACGCTGCCCGCCCCCGGCTTCTACGGCAACTCGGGACGCAACACTCTGATTGGACCCAAGTACACGGTGCTCGATTTCAGCCTGCTCAAGTCCATGCCGCTGGGTCTCACGGAAGGCAGCTCGCTCCAGTTCCACGCGGACTTCTTCAACCTGCTCAACCATGCCAACTTCGGCCGTCCCGCCAACGCTCCGCTCAACGCGGGCAATCGCAACACCACGACCGGCGCGCCGCTGAACAATTGGTTTACCGCCGGCTCGGGACAGATCACCACCACGGTCTCCAACGCGCGTCAGTTGCAGTTCGGGCTGAAGCTGGTTTTCTAA
- the bla gene encoding subclass B3 metallo-beta-lactamase produces MFPSNKVRGLAVGLALVIAAALVMGVSGIAVAQNAGGPASNAVAKPTKQLYNPPYPNNPVKPFKIIGNVYYVGLTNYTSFLISTPAGLILLDTEDEQFVQNIKDNIAALGFKWSDIKILLQAHAHLDHVGGLATLKKDTGATVYVMAEDAAVLADGGVSDFRNFDGKPLWKPVKADKLLKDGDKVTLGGVTMTALLTPGHTKGCTTWTMTTEEAGKKYEVAFACSQRLNDGVPLVNYPKYPNAIADYAKGFARLKTLHPDIFLASHAFMFNLNEKIAKMKPGAANPFVDREGFQAYIKDFELEYRYNLQEERAGRKSVTTTRR; encoded by the coding sequence ATGTTTCCATCAAATAAGGTTCGGGGATTGGCTGTGGGGTTGGCGCTGGTAATTGCTGCGGCGCTGGTGATGGGTGTTAGCGGAATAGCGGTGGCGCAGAACGCGGGGGGCCCAGCATCCAACGCCGTGGCCAAGCCGACCAAGCAGCTTTACAATCCGCCTTATCCGAATAATCCGGTGAAGCCGTTTAAGATTATCGGCAATGTGTATTACGTCGGCCTGACCAACTACACTTCCTTTCTGATCTCGACTCCGGCAGGGTTGATCCTTCTGGACACCGAGGACGAGCAGTTCGTTCAGAACATCAAGGACAACATTGCCGCGCTGGGCTTCAAGTGGAGCGACATCAAAATACTGTTGCAGGCGCACGCGCATCTGGATCACGTGGGCGGGCTGGCCACGCTCAAGAAGGATACCGGCGCGACGGTTTACGTGATGGCCGAGGATGCGGCGGTGCTGGCCGACGGCGGCGTGAGCGACTTCCGCAACTTCGACGGCAAGCCGCTCTGGAAGCCGGTGAAGGCCGACAAGCTATTGAAGGATGGCGACAAGGTAACGCTGGGCGGCGTTACCATGACCGCGCTGCTGACGCCGGGGCACACCAAGGGCTGCACCACATGGACGATGACCACGGAAGAGGCGGGCAAGAAATATGAAGTGGCGTTCGCCTGCTCGCAGCGCCTGAACGACGGCGTGCCGCTGGTGAACTATCCCAAGTACCCCAACGCCATCGCCGATTACGCCAAGGGCTTTGCCCGGCTGAAGACGCTGCATCCGGATATTTTCCTGGCCTCGCACGCCTTCATGTTCAACCTGAACGAGAAGATTGCGAAGATGAAGCCCGGCGCGGCAAACCCGTTTGTGGACCGCGAAGGCTTCCAAGCCTATATCAAGGACTTCGAACTTGAGTACCGCTACAACCTGCAAGAGGAGCGCGCCGGGCGGAAGTCGGTTACCACCACACGGCGGTAG
- a CDS encoding DUF350 domain-containing protein: MDLANYALSIIMSLAIGLVGLLAAYKIFDWLTPGLDFPQELAKGNLAVGIFLAGLFIGLGLLLGSAIK, translated from the coding sequence ATGGACCTTGCGAATTACGCGTTGAGTATCATCATGTCGCTGGCTATCGGACTGGTAGGGCTTCTGGCCGCGTACAAAATTTTCGATTGGTTGACTCCGGGACTTGATTTTCCGCAGGAGCTAGCAAAGGGCAATCTGGCGGTAGGAATATTCCTGGCAGGCCTGTTCATCGGCCTGGGACTGCTGTTAGGCAGCGCCATAAAATGA
- a CDS encoding LPXTG cell wall anchor domain-containing protein → MNPILLLAQATPEAGGGSTSTIQIVAGVLALVMVVIIIMRRKKKQSKDDWS, encoded by the coding sequence ATGAATCCGATACTTTTACTGGCGCAGGCGACTCCCGAGGCGGGCGGTGGCTCCACCAGCACCATCCAGATCGTGGCGGGAGTGCTGGCTTTGGTTATGGTGGTGATCATAATTATGCGGCGCAAGAAAAAGCAGTCGAAGGATGACTGGTCGTAG
- a CDS encoding type II secretion system F family protein codes for MAGWGLLFLLSTLAAATLTVVAVHYYLSTKNDALERRLEELQESSISGGGGAAHGGDFWDTLLQATYGTVFGRGWFRDTELALLRAGIRGREALKAYGVGSLALTLTLVLSAWALLRSSDATMLLLGLAGALVLGYFIPDQILQMLRNRHRLSLLSALPDTTDMLSIVLGAGLSLDQAIARVSDEIRFAYPELADEFHWMTLEVQAGQQRAVAFQHMAQRTGLADIRSLSSMIAQAERFGTGLSQALRIYADSLRSKRRLEIETKINKVAVKMIIPIVLFIMPALFVVVLVPGVLSFLRDIQLL; via the coding sequence ATGGCCGGTTGGGGATTGCTATTCCTGCTGAGTACTCTGGCGGCGGCCACGCTGACGGTGGTGGCGGTGCATTACTATCTCAGCACGAAGAATGATGCGCTGGAGCGGCGGCTGGAGGAGTTGCAGGAATCTTCCATCTCCGGTGGCGGCGGAGCCGCGCACGGCGGCGATTTCTGGGACACGCTGCTGCAAGCCACCTACGGGACCGTGTTCGGGCGCGGCTGGTTCCGCGACACGGAACTGGCGCTGCTGCGCGCGGGCATTCGGGGACGTGAGGCGCTGAAGGCCTACGGCGTGGGATCCCTTGCGCTGACTCTGACGCTGGTGCTTTCGGCGTGGGCGCTGCTGCGCTCGAGCGATGCTACGATGCTGCTGCTCGGATTGGCGGGCGCGCTGGTGCTGGGCTACTTTATTCCCGATCAGATTTTGCAGATGCTCCGCAACCGCCATCGTCTGAGTTTGCTCAGCGCGCTGCCGGACACCACGGACATGCTCAGCATCGTGCTGGGTGCGGGACTCTCGCTCGATCAGGCCATTGCGCGCGTCAGCGATGAGATACGTTTTGCTTATCCCGAACTGGCCGATGAGTTCCATTGGATGACCTTGGAAGTGCAGGCCGGGCAGCAGCGCGCCGTGGCCTTTCAGCACATGGCCCAGCGCACCGGGCTGGCCGACATCCGCTCACTTTCCAGCATGATCGCGCAGGCTGAGCGATTCGGCACCGGGCTGTCGCAGGCGTTGCGCATCTACGCCGATTCGTTGCGCTCCAAGCGCCGCCTGGAAATTGAGACTAAGATTAATAAAGTGGCCGTCAAGATGATCATCCCCATCGTGCTGTTCATCATGCCGGCGCTGTTTGTTGTCGTACTAGTCCCCGGAGTGCTGTCCTTCCTCCGGGATATTCAGCTCCTGTAG
- a CDS encoding CpaF family protein: MSTQPPNSPTIPPLSPRARVARPARGFAATADRYVELKTKVHRKLLSSLNTDTFRLIGKDRLRVEIGSAVEQLLMQENIPMTLPERDRVIEEILDEVFGLGPLEPLLKDPTITDILVNNSGQVYIERHGVMQRSAVQFKDNRHLLHIIEKMVAAAGRRVDEANPIVDARLADGSRITAAIPPVALKGPSLAIRRFGGRVLENEELVKNGTLSPAMLEVLGACVKARLNIVICGGSGSGKTTLLNALSRFIPHDERIVTIEDTAELMMQQRHVVRLETRASNIEGQGAITQRDLVINALRMRPDRIIVGEARGAEALDMLQAMNTGHDGSMTTIHANSTRDCFHRIETMVLMANVGLTEPIIRQQTASAIQVVVHTARQIDGTRKISAIAEGSGQDAEGVHVEDIFKFEKLGMDEDRRTIGRFVATGYRPAFLERLAGAGVHLSEELFRAGE; this comes from the coding sequence ATGTCCACACAGCCTCCCAATTCGCCCACCATCCCGCCACTCAGCCCGAGGGCCCGTGTCGCTCGCCCGGCGCGCGGGTTTGCCGCAACTGCCGATCGTTATGTCGAACTAAAGACGAAGGTGCATCGCAAGCTCCTGAGCTCGCTCAACACCGATACCTTTCGGCTGATCGGCAAGGACCGTCTGCGCGTGGAGATTGGCAGCGCGGTGGAGCAGTTGCTGATGCAGGAAAACATTCCGATGACGCTGCCGGAGCGCGACCGCGTCATTGAGGAGATTCTTGATGAGGTGTTCGGCCTTGGCCCGCTGGAGCCGCTGCTGAAAGATCCCACCATCACCGACATACTGGTGAACAACAGTGGTCAGGTTTACATTGAGCGCCACGGCGTGATGCAGCGCAGCGCGGTACAGTTCAAGGACAACCGACACCTGCTGCATATCATCGAAAAGATGGTCGCCGCCGCCGGTCGTCGCGTGGACGAGGCTAATCCCATTGTGGATGCGCGCCTGGCGGACGGCTCGCGCATTACCGCGGCGATTCCGCCGGTGGCGTTGAAAGGCCCGTCGCTGGCCATCCGCCGCTTCGGTGGTCGCGTGCTGGAGAATGAGGAGTTGGTAAAAAATGGCACGCTCAGTCCGGCGATGCTGGAAGTACTCGGGGCCTGCGTGAAGGCGCGGCTGAACATTGTCATCTGCGGCGGCAGCGGTAGCGGGAAGACCACGTTGCTCAATGCGCTGTCGCGTTTCATTCCGCACGATGAGCGTATTGTTACGATCGAGGACACCGCCGAGTTGATGATGCAGCAGCGGCATGTGGTGCGCCTGGAGACACGCGCGTCGAACATTGAAGGCCAGGGAGCCATCACCCAGCGCGACCTGGTGATCAACGCGCTGCGTATGCGGCCCGACCGCATCATCGTGGGCGAGGCGCGCGGCGCCGAGGCGCTCGACATGTTGCAGGCCATGAACACAGGCCACGACGGGTCAATGACTACCATCCACGCCAACTCCACGCGCGACTGTTTCCATCGCATCGAGACCATGGTGCTGATGGCCAACGTGGGTCTCACCGAACCCATCATCCGCCAGCAGACGGCTTCCGCCATTCAGGTGGTGGTGCATACCGCGCGGCAGATTGATGGCACGCGAAAAATTTCAGCCATCGCGGAAGGCTCGGGGCAGGACGCTGAAGGCGTGCATGTCGAGGATATCTTCAAGTTTGAAAAATTGGGCATGGATGAAGACCGCCGAACGATTGGGAGATTTGTGGCCACAGGGTATCGCCCGGCATTTCTGGAACGGCTGGCCGGTGCGGGAGTGCATCTCTCCGAGGAGTTGTTCCGGGCCGGCGAATAA
- a CDS encoding pilus assembly protein encodes MLGHMSGQRGQANVEFALVLIAGLIPLSLGLIAFAELAWTYHSLATLTRQGARYAATHCWVDDAGSNVITWMQNNSPPFLDRPRLSDGGAQIQVAYWTQDFATQESTQFSGSESCSPGAAPDSVTVSISGYQFGHILPTLGFSPLSVPSFATTVEMESVGANQDGGTPEP; translated from the coding sequence ATGTTAGGGCACATGTCAGGACAGCGCGGGCAGGCCAACGTGGAATTCGCGCTGGTGCTGATTGCCGGATTGATCCCGCTCTCGCTGGGGTTGATCGCCTTCGCCGAGCTGGCCTGGACATATCATTCGCTGGCGACGCTCACGCGGCAGGGCGCGCGTTACGCGGCGACGCATTGCTGGGTGGACGATGCCGGATCGAACGTGATCACATGGATGCAGAACAACTCGCCACCGTTCCTCGATCGCCCGCGGCTCTCCGACGGCGGGGCGCAGATTCAAGTCGCCTACTGGACGCAGGATTTCGCGACGCAGGAGAGCACTCAGTTTTCCGGCTCGGAATCCTGCTCTCCTGGCGCCGCGCCCGACTCGGTTACGGTGAGCATCAGCGGCTATCAGTTCGGGCACATTCTGCCGACGCTGGGCTTTTCTCCGTTGAGCGTGCCGTCGTTTGCAACCACGGTGGAGATGGAGAGCGTGGGAGCCAATCAGGACGGCGGAACGCCCGAGCCGTAA
- a CDS encoding pilus assembly protein has translation MDCISYFMGPLPSGRGFVRAAASGYDVMMNAKNRRGGEHGQSAVEFALMLPVMMLLLFGIVQIARVFYVYHTLQKALRGGAGFIARTNQVNYCDDQNESFLNARNYIVFGNLEGSGTAVVNGLTPEMIQILPERVVSDPPVVEQCLCSEDAASCDITSSGRAPDYVVVNLGAAGFPVDVRFPFVTIGSIPLRVSVRMAVTGE, from the coding sequence TTGGATTGCATATCGTACTTCATGGGACCGCTTCCTTCCGGTCGCGGCTTTGTTCGCGCGGCGGCAAGCGGATACGATGTGATGATGAACGCTAAGAATCGCAGGGGCGGGGAACACGGGCAGTCGGCGGTGGAGTTTGCGCTGATGCTGCCGGTGATGATGCTTCTGCTGTTCGGCATCGTGCAGATCGCCCGCGTGTTTTACGTCTACCATACTTTGCAGAAAGCCCTGCGCGGTGGCGCCGGATTTATCGCGCGGACGAACCAAGTGAACTATTGCGACGATCAGAATGAGTCATTCCTGAACGCCCGCAATTATATTGTCTTCGGTAATCTGGAAGGCAGCGGAACGGCTGTGGTGAACGGACTGACGCCGGAGATGATCCAGATTCTTCCGGAGCGCGTGGTCTCGGATCCTCCGGTGGTCGAGCAATGTCTTTGCTCCGAGGACGCCGCCAGTTGCGACATCACCAGCAGCGGGCGCGCACCGGATTATGTGGTGGTGAATCTTGGCGCGGCGGGGTTTCCCGTGGATGTGCGGTTTCCATTCGTTACCATTGGATCGATTCCCTTGCGCGTTTCGGTGCGCATGGCGGTGACGGGTGAGTAG
- a CDS encoding type II and III secretion system protein — protein sequence MMTRNSLLMLVALAAVAWFANARLTSAQQPAPAESVTTEPATPPEPTPSMSKPATQLAQLEIQLKVGRGDLQQFTDAVSRVSVSDPEIADAVVVSPHDVVINARTPGVTTAMVWHGENVSRFEVTVQPDLEEITRQMKANLPSEPVQISLSKDAVLLTGVVSDQEASRQAAAIAAIYAKSVVNLLQSPPPVNRQVMLQVKFATIDRAGLSELGVNLFSTNSKLLGTATTQQFQFPRLGQLQLQPGPDGQPDLGSQTVSVSDLLNIFAFRPDLNFGATLRLLQNRNLLEILAEPNLVTISGKEASFLAGGEFPFPVITSTGSGGASAPVVTIQFREFGVRLNFTPTVDAAGMIHLKVRPEVSALDFANALTIQGFLIPAISTRRAETEVDLREGESFAIAGLIDNRVTEVMSKVPGFGDVPILGRLFRSRSQNKTNTELLVVVTPTFVKPYPAGQQPALPDFPRPFLDTSPEADPGNTSAPTPTFSGPLGLENPEGEQR from the coding sequence ATGATGACTCGCAACAGCTTGCTCATGCTCGTGGCACTTGCCGCCGTGGCTTGGTTTGCAAACGCCAGGCTCACCAGCGCCCAGCAGCCCGCACCGGCGGAGTCCGTCACTACAGAACCCGCAACTCCGCCCGAGCCAACTCCCTCGATGTCGAAGCCGGCCACTCAATTGGCGCAACTGGAAATTCAATTGAAGGTCGGGCGCGGTGATCTTCAGCAGTTCACCGATGCGGTCTCCCGCGTCTCCGTCTCCGATCCGGAGATTGCCGACGCCGTAGTCGTCTCGCCCCATGACGTGGTCATCAACGCCCGCACTCCCGGCGTTACCACGGCGATGGTGTGGCACGGCGAAAACGTCTCACGGTTTGAAGTCACCGTGCAGCCCGACCTGGAAGAGATTACCCGTCAGATGAAAGCGAATCTGCCCAGCGAACCGGTGCAGATTTCCCTCAGCAAGGACGCCGTGCTGCTCACCGGCGTGGTCTCCGACCAGGAGGCCTCGCGCCAGGCCGCGGCCATCGCCGCCATCTACGCCAAGAGCGTGGTGAATCTGCTGCAATCGCCCCCGCCGGTGAATCGCCAGGTGATGTTGCAGGTGAAGTTCGCCACCATCGACCGCGCTGGCTTGAGCGAATTGGGCGTGAATCTGTTCAGCACCAACAGCAAGCTACTCGGCACGGCCACTACGCAGCAATTCCAGTTCCCGAGGCTGGGGCAGTTGCAATTGCAGCCCGGTCCCGACGGGCAGCCCGATCTGGGCAGCCAGACAGTCAGCGTCAGCGATCTGCTCAACATCTTCGCCTTCCGCCCCGACCTGAACTTCGGCGCGACGCTGCGCCTGCTGCAAAACAGGAACCTGCTCGAAATTCTCGCCGAACCAAACCTGGTTACCATCAGCGGGAAGGAGGCCAGCTTTCTGGCCGGCGGCGAGTTTCCGTTTCCGGTGATCACCAGCACGGGCTCGGGCGGGGCCTCGGCGCCGGTCGTAACCATTCAGTTTCGTGAGTTCGGCGTGCGCCTGAACTTCACGCCCACGGTGGATGCCGCCGGGATGATTCACCTGAAGGTGCGCCCGGAAGTCAGCGCGCTGGATTTTGCCAACGCCCTGACCATTCAGGGATTCCTGATTCCGGCCATCAGCACGCGCCGCGCCGAGACTGAGGTGGACCTGCGCGAGGGCGAGAGTTTCGCCATCGCGGGATTGATCGACAATCGCGTTACCGAGGTCATGAGCAAAGTTCCCGGCTTCGGTGACGTGCCCATTCTCGGTCGCCTGTTCCGATCGCGCTCGCAGAACAAGACCAACACCGAGCTGCTGGTGGTGGTAACGCCGACCTTTGTGAAGCCCTATCCGGCGGGCCAGCAGCCCGCACTGCCGGATTTCCCCAGACCGTTCCTGGACACCTCTCCGGAGGCGGACCCAGGCAATACTTCGGCGCCTACTCCGACGTTCAGCGGCCCGCTGGGGTTGGAGAATCCTGAAGGAGAGCAGCGTTGA